Proteins encoded within one genomic window of Egicoccus sp. AB-alg2:
- a CDS encoding response regulator, whose protein sequence is MIRVLVADDQALVRGGLGMILAAQPDIEVVGMAEDGAQAVDLAAELVPDLVLMDVRMPVMDGLEATRRILASSGVRPKVVMLTTFDADEYVYEALAAGASGFLLKETRPEVLADSVRTVVGGEALLAPAVLRRLVDRHAPTSDGVDASRLAVLTDREVEVLRLIARGASNAELARTLWISEPTVKTHITRIFRKLDLRDRAQAVVLAYETGLVKPGEPG, encoded by the coding sequence GTGATCCGCGTCCTCGTCGCCGACGACCAGGCACTCGTGCGTGGTGGGCTCGGCATGATCCTCGCCGCCCAGCCGGACATCGAGGTGGTCGGGATGGCGGAGGACGGCGCGCAGGCCGTCGACCTCGCGGCGGAGCTCGTGCCCGACCTCGTGCTGATGGACGTGCGCATGCCGGTGATGGACGGCCTGGAGGCCACCCGGCGGATCCTGGCCTCGTCGGGCGTGCGCCCGAAGGTGGTCATGCTCACGACCTTCGACGCCGACGAGTACGTGTACGAAGCCCTCGCGGCGGGGGCGTCGGGATTCCTGCTCAAGGAGACCCGTCCCGAGGTGCTCGCGGACTCGGTGCGCACGGTGGTCGGCGGCGAAGCCCTGCTGGCGCCGGCCGTCCTGCGCCGACTCGTGGACCGGCACGCCCCGACGTCCGACGGCGTCGATGCCAGCCGGCTCGCGGTACTGACCGACCGCGAGGTGGAGGTGCTGCGCCTGATCGCGCGCGGCGCGAGCAACGCGGAGCTGGCACGGACGCTGTGGATCAGCGAACCCACCGTGAAGACGCACATCACGCGCATCTTCCGGAAGCTGGACCTGCGTGACCGGGCCCAGGCCGTCGTGCTCGCCTACGAGACCGGCCTCGTGAAGCCCGGCGAACCCGGCTGA
- a CDS encoding DMT family transporter, producing the protein MSAARRRVVPGIVFVALAAALWGTDALFRRGLALELPASVVVFYEHLFLTLATIPLLARIPWRRVQWTPRVIASLALIGIGASATATFLFTMAFRYGDPTTPLLLQKLQPLIAIAAAWALLGERPRVRLGGFAAVAILGAYLISIPQPTQASVAQLAPALLAVGAATLWGLGTVLGRGMSTTFAPAELTALRFTIGLPASALILLVDEGPVGFTVVQATDVPALLALAAVPGLLALWLYYRGLAGTPASAATLAELAFPLSAIIINRFAFGTTLTATQWLGIGLLAGTLVVLSRLSQRGYEHVGVEAEAPEPALHR; encoded by the coding sequence GTGTCCGCAGCCCGCCGCCGCGTGGTCCCCGGCATCGTCTTCGTGGCGCTCGCCGCCGCGCTGTGGGGCACGGACGCCCTGTTCCGTCGCGGGCTCGCGCTGGAGCTGCCCGCCAGCGTGGTCGTCTTCTACGAACACCTGTTCCTGACGCTCGCGACGATCCCGCTCCTGGCCCGGATCCCCTGGCGACGCGTGCAGTGGACGCCGCGCGTGATCGCGTCGCTGGCGCTGATCGGCATCGGGGCGTCCGCGACCGCGACGTTCCTGTTCACGATGGCGTTCCGCTACGGCGACCCCACGACGCCGCTGCTGCTGCAGAAGCTGCAGCCGCTGATCGCGATCGCGGCCGCCTGGGCCCTGCTGGGCGAGCGCCCGCGCGTACGCCTGGGCGGGTTCGCGGCCGTCGCGATCCTCGGCGCCTACCTCATCAGCATCCCGCAGCCGACGCAGGCGAGCGTCGCCCAGCTGGCGCCCGCGCTGCTGGCCGTTGGCGCGGCGACGCTGTGGGGGCTCGGCACGGTCCTCGGGCGCGGCATGTCGACGACGTTCGCACCGGCCGAGCTGACCGCGCTGCGCTTCACCATCGGGCTGCCGGCCAGCGCGCTGATCCTGCTGGTCGACGAGGGCCCGGTGGGCTTCACGGTGGTCCAGGCCACCGACGTGCCCGCGCTGCTCGCCCTCGCGGCCGTCCCGGGGCTGCTGGCGTTGTGGCTGTACTACCGCGGCCTCGCGGGTACGCCCGCCTCCGCCGCCACGCTCGCGGAGCTCGCCTTCCCCTTGAGCGCCATCATCATCAACCGGTTCGCGTTCGGGACCACGCTCACCGCCACGCAGTGGCTCGGCATCGGGCTGCTGGCGGGCACGCTGGTCGTCCTCAGCCGCCTGTCGCAACGCGGCTACGAGCACGTGGGCGTCGAGGCAGAGGCACCCGAACCCGCTCTGCACCGCTGA
- a CDS encoding sensor histidine kinase yields MIAIFRRLPRPPATDVAIAAAFVAIGQAIHWGQLDGQVTWSASRPLNATMNLLFLVPLAWRRRAPLAAVSFAVAVYLLTMPVLGHDITFLTGGVPLILMTASAAYCCPRPRAVLAAIVGVLGLAAASLSTPELNHWDAFAWNLGFLLVPWLGARGIRVRERRAAALATELAEERAARDAARREAAAAERAHIARELHDIVAHSVSMMVIQVGAARMRLQLGDAEAETPLLDAEEAGRQTLDDLRRLLGVLRADEGLAGAGAHPAPPQPGLARLETLIGPVREAGLDVDVQIAGDPVALPAGLDLTAYRIVQESLTNTLKHSGAGTATVRLTYTPTTLSIEVGDDGVVGPPSDGTGHGLVGIGERVALYGGTVTVGRDEHGAGWHVRTELPLPPPADDRHAAAAVPTS; encoded by the coding sequence ATGATCGCCATCTTCCGCCGACTGCCGCGCCCGCCGGCCACCGACGTCGCCATCGCCGCGGCGTTCGTCGCCATCGGCCAGGCCATCCACTGGGGCCAGCTGGACGGTCAGGTGACCTGGAGCGCGTCGCGTCCACTGAACGCGACGATGAACCTGCTCTTCCTCGTGCCGTTGGCGTGGCGGCGTCGCGCCCCGCTGGCCGCCGTGTCCTTCGCGGTGGCCGTGTACCTGTTGACCATGCCGGTCCTCGGGCACGACATCACGTTTCTGACGGGTGGCGTGCCGCTGATTCTGATGACTGCCTCCGCCGCCTACTGCTGCCCCCGCCCTCGGGCTGTGCTCGCGGCCATCGTCGGCGTCCTGGGACTGGCCGCCGCGTCGCTGTCCACGCCCGAGCTCAACCACTGGGACGCCTTCGCCTGGAACCTCGGGTTCCTGCTCGTCCCCTGGCTTGGGGCGCGCGGCATCCGTGTGCGCGAGCGCCGGGCCGCGGCGCTCGCCACCGAGCTCGCCGAGGAGCGGGCGGCCAGGGACGCTGCCCGGCGTGAGGCCGCCGCGGCGGAACGCGCCCACATCGCCCGCGAACTGCACGACATCGTCGCCCACAGCGTGTCGATGATGGTCATCCAGGTCGGCGCGGCACGGATGCGGTTGCAGCTCGGGGACGCCGAGGCGGAAACCCCGCTGCTCGACGCCGAGGAGGCCGGCAGGCAGACGCTCGACGACCTGCGCCGCCTCCTCGGGGTGCTGCGCGCCGACGAAGGCCTCGCCGGGGCCGGCGCGCATCCCGCGCCGCCGCAACCTGGCCTGGCGAGACTCGAGACGCTGATCGGGCCGGTCCGTGAGGCGGGGCTCGACGTCGACGTGCAGATCGCGGGCGACCCGGTGGCGCTCCCCGCCGGCCTCGACCTCACGGCCTACCGGATCGTGCAGGAGTCGCTGACCAACACGCTCAAGCACAGCGGCGCGGGCACGGCGACGGTACGACTCACCTACACGCCCACGACCCTGTCCATCGAGGTCGGCGACGACGGGGTGGTCGGCCCCCCGTCCGACGGCACCGGGCACGGCCTGGTCGGCATCGGCGAGCGGGTGGCGCTGTACGGCGGCACCGTCACCGTCGGACGCGACGAGCACGGCGCCGGCTGGCATGTGCGTACCGAGCTGCCCCTGCCGCCGCCTGCCGACGATCGGCACGCCGCAGCGGCCGTTCCCACCTCGTGA
- a CDS encoding (Fe-S)-binding protein — MNEDVLLTLIRIGGAVALVAVVGTLAARRVQFLYGLVKVARPQPERVTRDAIMGNVKYLFTKILGQQKLLRWSLPGIAHFFVFWSFLVIQTTLIEAVGELFDPTFQIPFLNRIALFGVTAYDLLGFLQDSFILLTTVGIAIFAVIRLALDPRRIGRRSRFSGSNLNQGWWVLMGEFLVVWTLLVAHGVRAALDHAPTEAAFLSIRFGELFAGMSPFALELTSAIMLIAHLGIVGWFLLFTLNSKHLHIATIPFQELFARQPKALGKLPTEIIDMENMDEDTVLGVGKIEDFGFKHVFDMYTCTECGRCQSQCPAWNTGKPLSPKMLVMDLRDHLYAKGPFLLGKQTEEQAADVLNMQLVGDTPGQDNAVIDYDVLWSCTTCGACVEECPVDIEHVDMIMEMRRYKTMMESSFPQEAGVMLRNVENAGDPWGVGQSKREEWTQKLDFDIPVLTPGTEAPADVEYLFWTGCAGAVDDRSKKITQATAQLLHDAGVSFAILGKNETCNGDPARRLGMEYLFQMLAQQNVETLKSIGADTTNPRASGNHLKIIAWCPHCFNTLKNEYPDFDGHFEVLHHSEVLAHLIDEGRLVATKEIEAKITYHDPCYLGRHNEVYSTPRKVVDAVPGLQPTEMGRCRSNGFCCGAGGARMWVEEHIGKRVNMERVEEALEMDPDLISTACPFCTTMLSDGIAQKVQEGSLEEGKVEVLDISEVLQRGRLLPMATQGVKGGGGASDPAPTQEPAGQA; from the coding sequence GTGAACGAAGACGTGCTGCTGACGCTGATCCGTATCGGGGGCGCCGTGGCGCTGGTCGCCGTGGTCGGCACGCTGGCCGCCCGCCGGGTCCAGTTCCTCTACGGCCTGGTCAAGGTCGCCCGCCCGCAGCCCGAGCGCGTCACCCGCGACGCCATCATGGGCAACGTCAAGTACCTGTTCACCAAGATCCTCGGCCAGCAGAAGCTGCTGCGCTGGTCGCTGCCCGGCATCGCCCACTTCTTCGTGTTCTGGTCGTTCCTCGTCATCCAGACGACGCTGATCGAGGCGGTCGGGGAACTGTTCGACCCGACGTTCCAGATCCCGTTCCTCAATCGCATCGCGCTGTTCGGGGTCACCGCCTACGACCTGCTCGGGTTCCTGCAGGACAGCTTCATCCTGCTGACCACCGTGGGCATCGCGATCTTCGCCGTGATCCGCCTGGCGCTCGACCCCCGAAGGATCGGCCGTCGCAGCCGCTTCTCCGGCTCGAACCTCAACCAGGGCTGGTGGGTCCTGATGGGCGAGTTCCTGGTCGTGTGGACGCTGCTGGTCGCCCACGGCGTCCGGGCGGCGCTGGACCACGCCCCCACCGAGGCCGCCTTCCTCTCGATCCGCTTCGGCGAGCTGTTCGCGGGCATGAGCCCGTTCGCGCTGGAGCTCACCAGCGCGATCATGCTGATCGCCCACCTCGGCATCGTCGGCTGGTTCCTGCTGTTCACGCTCAACTCGAAGCACCTGCACATCGCCACGATCCCGTTCCAGGAGCTGTTCGCCCGCCAGCCCAAGGCGCTGGGCAAGCTCCCGACCGAGATCATCGACATGGAGAACATGGACGAGGACACGGTCCTCGGCGTGGGCAAGATCGAGGACTTTGGGTTCAAGCACGTCTTCGACATGTACACCTGCACGGAGTGCGGGCGCTGCCAGTCGCAGTGCCCGGCCTGGAACACCGGCAAGCCGCTGTCGCCCAAGATGCTGGTCATGGACCTGCGCGACCACCTCTACGCCAAGGGTCCCTTCCTGCTCGGCAAGCAGACCGAGGAGCAGGCCGCGGACGTGCTGAACATGCAGCTCGTCGGTGACACGCCCGGCCAGGACAACGCGGTCATCGACTACGACGTGCTGTGGTCGTGCACCACCTGCGGCGCCTGCGTCGAGGAGTGCCCGGTCGACATCGAGCACGTCGACATGATCATGGAGATGCGCCGCTACAAGACCATGATGGAGTCGAGCTTCCCGCAGGAGGCCGGCGTCATGCTCCGCAACGTGGAGAACGCCGGCGACCCGTGGGGCGTCGGACAGTCCAAGCGCGAGGAGTGGACGCAGAAGCTGGACTTCGACATCCCCGTGCTCACGCCCGGCACCGAGGCACCGGCCGACGTCGAGTACCTGTTCTGGACCGGGTGCGCGGGCGCGGTCGACGACCGCTCGAAGAAGATCACGCAGGCCACGGCGCAACTGCTGCACGACGCCGGGGTGTCGTTCGCGATCCTCGGCAAGAACGAGACCTGCAACGGTGACCCGGCCCGGCGTCTGGGCATGGAGTACCTGTTCCAGATGCTCGCGCAGCAGAACGTGGAGACGCTGAAGTCGATCGGCGCGGACACCACCAACCCGCGCGCGTCGGGCAACCACCTCAAGATCATCGCCTGGTGCCCGCACTGCTTCAACACGCTGAAGAACGAGTACCCGGACTTCGACGGGCACTTCGAGGTGCTGCACCACTCCGAGGTCCTGGCCCACCTGATCGACGAGGGTCGCCTGGTGGCGACCAAGGAGATCGAGGCCAAGATCACCTACCACGACCCGTGCTACCTCGGTCGCCACAACGAGGTGTATTCGACCCCGCGCAAGGTGGTCGACGCCGTCCCGGGGCTGCAGCCGACCGAGATGGGCCGCTGCCGGTCCAACGGCTTCTGCTGCGGCGCCGGTGGGGCCCGCATGTGGGTCGAGGAGCACATCGGCAAGCGGGTCAACATGGAGCGGGTCGAGGAGGCCCTCGAGATGGACCCGGACCTGATCTCCACCGCGTGCCCGTTCTGCACGACGATGCTGTCCGACGGCATCGCGCAGAAGGTCCAGGAGGGTTCGCTGGAGGAGGGCAAGGTCGAGGTGCTCGACATCTCCGAGGTGCTCCAGCGCGGCCGGCTGCTGCCGATGGCGACGCAGGGGGTCAAGGGCGGCGGCGGTGCCAGCGACCCGGCCCCGACCCAGGAGCCGGCCGGCCAGGCCTGA
- a CDS encoding GyrI-like domain-containing protein → MYEVETRERQEHPTLVRRAKLGVGDLPSWLGETYALVMAQVEASAATAAGMPFARYRTLSEGVFEVEAGIALAATVEPGPRLQTGSLPGGPAAVVVHIGRYDEVGAAYEAAHVWLAEHGHEPAAAPWEEYHTDPDTEPDPSRHRTEVVQPYT, encoded by the coding sequence GTGTACGAGGTGGAGACCCGCGAACGGCAGGAGCATCCCACCCTGGTCCGTCGCGCGAAGCTCGGTGTCGGTGACCTGCCGAGCTGGCTGGGCGAGACCTACGCGCTGGTGATGGCGCAGGTCGAGGCGAGCGCCGCGACCGCCGCCGGCATGCCGTTCGCCCGCTACCGGACCCTGTCGGAGGGGGTCTTCGAGGTCGAGGCCGGCATCGCCCTCGCCGCGACCGTCGAACCAGGGCCGCGGCTGCAGACCGGCAGCCTGCCGGGCGGACCGGCCGCCGTCGTGGTGCACATCGGTCGCTACGACGAGGTCGGCGCCGCCTACGAGGCCGCGCACGTCTGGCTGGCCGAGCACGGGCACGAGCCGGCCGCCGCACCGTGGGAGGAGTACCACACCGACCCCGACACGGAACCCGACCCGTCCAGGCACCGCACCGAGGTGGTGCAGCCCTACACCTGA
- a CDS encoding DUF1059 domain-containing protein: protein MSGSAKLIRCPCGYTLHGQDDDEVVAAAQEHARNIHEQQLTREQALAMARPT, encoded by the coding sequence GTGAGTGGATCCGCGAAGCTCATCCGGTGCCCCTGCGGCTACACGCTGCACGGGCAGGACGATGACGAGGTGGTGGCCGCCGCGCAGGAACACGCGCGGAACATCCACGAACAGCAGCTGACGCGTGAGCAGGCCCTCGCGATGGCGAGACCCACCTGA
- a CDS encoding DUF1059 domain-containing protein, whose protein sequence is MTLELRCGDVVGGCDGVVAAESREEVLRLASAHAADAHGLTEIDASTRSALEAAIHPA, encoded by the coding sequence ATGACGTTGGAACTGCGCTGTGGCGATGTCGTGGGCGGATGCGACGGGGTCGTCGCCGCCGAGAGCCGGGAGGAGGTGCTCCGCCTGGCGTCGGCGCACGCCGCCGACGCTCACGGACTGACCGAGATCGATGCGTCGACGCGGTCGGCGCTGGAGGCGGCGATCCACCCGGCGTGA
- the dcd gene encoding dCTP deaminase, with amino-acid sequence MILSDRSIRDALDAGRLIVDPLGEGAVQPSSVDVRLASQFRVFANHRYAMIDVRQEQPDLTDLVEVPAGEPFVLHPGEFVLGSTLERIGLPDDLVARIEGKSSLARLGLVIHSTAGFVDAGFDGDVTLELSNVATLPILLYPGMRIAQFAFFQLDRPAEHPYGSDAPGSKYQGQRGPTASRYHLNRIDDPRATPAGH; translated from the coding sequence GTGATCCTGTCCGACCGTTCCATCCGCGACGCCCTCGACGCCGGCCGGCTGATCGTCGATCCGCTCGGCGAGGGTGCGGTGCAGCCTTCCAGCGTCGACGTGCGGCTCGCGTCGCAATTCCGGGTCTTCGCCAACCACCGCTACGCGATGATCGACGTCCGCCAGGAGCAGCCGGACCTGACCGACCTCGTCGAGGTCCCGGCCGGCGAGCCGTTCGTGCTCCACCCGGGTGAGTTCGTGCTGGGTTCGACGCTGGAGCGCATCGGCCTGCCCGACGACCTCGTGGCCCGCATCGAGGGCAAGAGTTCGCTCGCGCGGCTCGGCCTGGTGATCCACAGCACGGCCGGGTTCGTCGACGCCGGCTTCGACGGGGACGTGACGCTGGAGCTGTCCAACGTGGCGACGCTGCCGATCCTGCTCTACCCGGGGATGCGCATCGCCCAGTTCGCGTTCTTCCAGCTCGACCGGCCGGCCGAGCACCCCTACGGCAGCGACGCGCCGGGCTCGAAGTATCAGGGCCAGCGCGGGCCGACCGCCTCGCGCTACCACCTCAACCGGATCGACGACCCGCGGGCGACACCCGCCGGGCACTGA
- a CDS encoding BTAD domain-containing putative transcriptional regulator, with product MEVGETLASNVLRFYLTGRLAIEGARTVDQADLPGRQGRLALVYLVLERHRPVPVEELADALWGDTLPPSWDRSLRVVVSKLRRVLLAAVGPSAPPGDGPPAGRDETAIDRSPADEVLVTSDSGCYQARLGGAWIDVEAAANAVDRAGGAWRRGAVDVVWSEATVAAAITRRPLLLGEDGRPWILSERARLDGLRRRALELLASVHLARNDMDLARDVATELLTLDPLREASHRLLMRIHAAAGDRGEALRVHQRLRETLTEELGVDPSSETLELHRAILQSGTPGAAGPSSQHDHTGAEPETS from the coding sequence ATGGAGGTTGGCGAGACGTTGGCGTCGAACGTGCTGCGCTTCTACCTCACCGGCCGACTCGCGATCGAGGGTGCCCGCACGGTCGACCAAGCCGACTTGCCGGGGCGGCAAGGGCGGCTCGCACTCGTCTACCTCGTGCTCGAACGACATCGGCCCGTCCCGGTCGAGGAGCTGGCGGACGCGCTGTGGGGTGACACCCTCCCGCCCAGCTGGGACCGGTCCCTACGCGTCGTGGTCAGCAAGCTCCGCAGGGTGCTCCTCGCCGCTGTCGGACCGAGCGCACCCCCGGGCGACGGTCCCCCCGCCGGTCGCGACGAGACGGCCATCGATCGAAGCCCAGCCGACGAGGTGCTGGTCACGAGCGATTCCGGCTGTTACCAGGCACGACTCGGGGGCGCATGGATCGACGTCGAGGCAGCGGCCAACGCCGTCGACCGCGCCGGCGGCGCCTGGCGGCGGGGCGCCGTGGACGTCGTGTGGTCGGAAGCGACGGTGGCGGCGGCGATCACCCGCCGGCCATTGCTGCTCGGGGAGGACGGGCGACCGTGGATTCTGTCCGAGCGAGCACGACTCGACGGGCTACGTCGGCGCGCCCTGGAGTTGCTGGCCTCGGTGCATCTCGCCCGCAACGACATGGATCTCGCCCGTGACGTCGCCACGGAGCTGCTCACGCTCGATCCGCTTCGCGAGGCGAGCCACCGCCTGCTGATGCGGATTCATGCCGCCGCTGGCGACCGGGGCGAAGCGCTCCGCGTCCACCAGCGGCTGCGCGAGACACTGACCGAAGAGCTCGGGGTCGATCCGTCCTCGGAGACCCTCGAGCTCCACCGGGCCATCCTCCAGAGCGGCACGCCGGGGGCCGCGGGACCGTCCAGCCAGCACGACCACACCGGAGCGGAGCCGGAGACGAGCTGA